The Terracoccus luteus genome includes a region encoding these proteins:
- a CDS encoding DUF202 domain-containing protein codes for MSGGAGTPDAGSPASSPFDPGLQLERTLLAWQRTCLSLVIGSALCVRLLAAVDRAPVVPVALGALVLSAAGWATAVARYRRSHDSLVRDHRRLAAGGTLITCTAVAALLLAVGGAAFVVTTGGR; via the coding sequence GTGAGCGGGGGCGCGGGGACCCCTGACGCCGGCTCACCGGCATCCTCGCCCTTCGACCCCGGTCTGCAGCTCGAGCGCACGCTGCTCGCGTGGCAGCGCACGTGCCTCTCGCTCGTCATCGGCAGTGCGCTGTGCGTGCGGCTGCTCGCGGCCGTCGACCGGGCCCCGGTCGTACCCGTGGCGCTGGGGGCGCTCGTGCTCTCGGCGGCCGGGTGGGCGACCGCGGTGGCGCGCTACCGCCGCTCGCACGACTCGCTCGTGCGCGACCACCGGCGCCTCGCGGCCGGCGGCACGCTCATCACGTGCACCGCGGTGGCGGCGCTGCTGCTCGCCGTCGGTGGGGCGGCCTTCGTCGTC
- a CDS encoding YidH family protein, which translates to MTEVDPQHEPEPMPLRPDDVVPQRFPRFVYEGGSEPDPRFSLANERTFLAWVRTALALVAAGVALEAVSAPITPGLRMAVALLFVAMGVAAAVQGWVGWARTERALRRGQVLRGPSFGALLAVGLVLAAVLLVIGLLL; encoded by the coding sequence GTGACCGAGGTCGACCCGCAGCACGAGCCTGAGCCGATGCCTCTGCGCCCCGACGACGTTGTGCCGCAGCGCTTTCCGCGGTTCGTGTACGAGGGCGGCTCCGAGCCTGACCCGCGCTTCAGCCTCGCCAACGAGCGCACCTTCCTCGCCTGGGTGCGCACGGCTCTCGCGCTCGTCGCCGCCGGCGTGGCCCTGGAGGCGGTCTCGGCGCCCATCACGCCCGGCCTGCGGATGGCCGTGGCGCTGCTCTTCGTCGCCATGGGGGTGGCCGCCGCAGTCCAGGGCTGGGTGGGCTGGGCGCGCACGGAGCGGGCGCTGCGCAGGGGGCAGGTGCTGCGCGGGCCGTCGTTCGGGGCCCTGCTCGCGGTCGGGCTCGTCCTCGCCGCGGTGCTGCTCGTCATAGGCCTGCTGCTGTGA